A single genomic interval of uncultured Desulfobacter sp. harbors:
- the betB gene encoding betaine-aldehyde dehydrogenase → MSDLLYKNYINGRFMDNKTGERFPVVNPATGEDIYQVEVADEYVLNAAVESAKKGFQAWSAMDAVQRSRILMQAVSILKDKNDELARIEVLDTGKPLQEAAEVDVVTGAEVIEFFAGIAPGIEGCQQDLGRDFYYTRREPLGVCAGIGAWNYPIQIACWKSGPALACGNSMIFKPSEETPRGALELARVYTEAGVPDGVFNVVQGAAGVGQWLTGHPGIEKVSFTGEVGTGKKVMASAATTLKDVTMELGGKSPLIIFEDADIDDAVSAAMLGNFYTQGEICTNCTRVFVHEKIKPLFLETLLSRIQTNIKIGDPMDPSTNFGALISKDHRDKVLTYIESARQQGATQLCGDTLPDLAGPIRNGYFVPPVVFSDCTDDMTIVKEEIFGPVMAVLEFDNEETVIQRANATHFGLAAGVFTKDIQRAHRVIHQLDAGICWINAYGNSPAQMPVGGYKNSGIGRENGTETIRHYTQVKSVYMGMGPIESPF, encoded by the coding sequence ATGTCAGATCTTTTGTATAAAAATTATATTAACGGCAGGTTCATGGATAACAAAACCGGCGAACGGTTTCCTGTGGTCAACCCTGCAACGGGAGAAGATATCTATCAGGTGGAAGTGGCAGACGAATATGTGCTTAATGCTGCTGTGGAAAGTGCAAAAAAAGGATTTCAAGCCTGGTCGGCCATGGATGCGGTGCAACGCAGCCGGATTCTCATGCAAGCCGTATCCATTCTGAAGGATAAAAATGATGAGCTGGCCCGTATTGAAGTCTTGGACACTGGAAAACCCCTGCAGGAGGCTGCCGAGGTGGATGTGGTCACTGGGGCGGAGGTCATTGAATTTTTTGCAGGCATCGCACCGGGCATTGAAGGCTGCCAGCAGGACCTTGGCCGGGATTTTTACTATACCCGTAGAGAGCCTTTAGGCGTGTGTGCCGGCATTGGCGCCTGGAATTATCCCATCCAGATTGCCTGCTGGAAATCCGGACCAGCCCTTGCCTGCGGCAACAGCATGATTTTCAAACCCTCTGAAGAGACACCCAGAGGGGCGCTGGAACTGGCCCGGGTGTACACCGAAGCCGGTGTGCCGGACGGCGTCTTCAACGTTGTCCAGGGTGCTGCGGGTGTAGGGCAGTGGCTCACAGGACACCCCGGCATTGAAAAGGTTTCGTTTACCGGCGAGGTGGGTACAGGAAAAAAAGTGATGGCCAGTGCGGCCACAACCCTTAAAGATGTGACCATGGAGCTTGGGGGCAAATCCCCGTTAATTATATTTGAAGATGCGGACATAGACGATGCGGTCAGTGCGGCCATGTTAGGCAATTTCTACACCCAGGGAGAGATATGTACCAATTGCACCCGGGTTTTTGTTCATGAAAAAATAAAACCGTTATTTTTGGAAACGCTTTTGTCACGGATACAGACCAACATTAAAATAGGCGATCCCATGGACCCTTCAACCAACTTTGGTGCCCTGATATCCAAAGACCACCGGGACAAGGTACTGACCTATATTGAATCTGCACGGCAACAAGGTGCAACCCAGTTGTGCGGAGACACCCTGCCCGATCTGGCCGGGCCTATCCGCAACGGTTATTTTGTACCACCCGTGGTATTTTCCGATTGCACCGATGATATGACCATTGTCAAAGAAGAAATCTTTGGCCCGGTGATGGCAGTACTTGAATTTGACAACGAAGAGACGGTGATTCAGCGGGCCAATGCCACTCACTTTGGCCTGGCAGCCGGGGTGTTTACCAAAGACATTCAACGGGCCCACAGGGTGATCCATCAACTTGACGCAGGCATCTGCTGGATCAATGCCTATGGCAACTCTCCGGCCCAGATGCCCGTTGGCGGATACAAAAACTCGGGCATTGGCCGGGAAAACGGCACTGAAACCATCCGTCACTACACCCAGGTCAAGTCCGTTTATATGGGCATGGGACCCATTGAATCCCCTTTTTAA